The sequence GCTTGCGAGGTGAATTCTTGCATCCGCTGGTGGGCTAGTTCTTCTTGAGAAATGCGCTTTTGCACCCGATCTCGATGAGTAAGTGTCATTGCGCCTAAAGCGGCCACAATCAGAAGTGTTCCGGTTAGCTGTAGGGTCAGTATCGAGCTAGAGAAGATCAGCTTTGCCACGCCCACTGGATTAGTCTCGGCATTTGCTTGTTCTAACCCGATGCCGGCCGGAGCGTGTGCGCCGAAAGCAACACCGATCAAAATAGCTGCGATTCCTACGCCACCGAGAGCAGCAACGGGACGCTGTATCTTCAGTGTTTCGTGTCCTGAATCAGCTGAATCAACACCGATGAGCATCAGGACGAACAAGAACATCATCAAAATTGCGCCGGTGTAGACAACTACCTGAACCACACCCATAAAAGGTGCTTCAAGCGCGGTGTAGAGTACGGCCAGACCGACCATAACTCCGATGATGCTCAAAGTTGTGAGTACGGCTTTACGAGTAATAAGGAGACCAAAAATAGCTAAGGCCACCATACATACTGAAGTGACTGAGAAGAGGATGGTCTCCCCCATACCAATTGTTAGCGTTTCGCTAGGCATCAGTGCTGAGCCTCCTTCTGCGGCGCGGACGTCACTTGTGCTGAGGTAATAGTCGGATCTTCAGGACGTGCCTGCTTGACCCATTCGACTTGGTCTTGAGTCGGACCAGTGATGTTACCTTTATAGTAGTCCGCGTCAGTAGTGCCTTCGGCCATCGGATGCGGAGTTGAGAGCATTCCCTCGGCTAACGGTACGAGCAAATCTTGTTTCTCGTAGATCAACGATTCCCGGCTCTGATCTGCCACTTCGTACTTATTAGTCATTGTCAACGCGCGTGTAGGACATGCTTGAATACAATACGAGCAGAAAATACACCGCAGATAATTGATCTGATATACCCGTCCATAGCGCTCGCCAGGTGAGTATTGCTCTCCTGGATGGTTCGAGGAAGCTTCGACGAATATAGCGTCTGCCGGACATGCCCACGCACATAGTTCACAGCCAATGCACTTTTCCAGACCATCTGCATACCGGTTCAGCTGGTGCATACCGTGATAACGCGGCCGAGTTGGTGTTTTCTGTTCTGGCTTATGCGGCAAGTACTGCTCGGTAACAGCTGGCCGAAACAGCGTGGAGAACGTGACACCGAAACCGGCTACCGGTGCGAATGCTCGTCCCAGAATTCCTTTTTTGTTCGGACTATAGAGCGATTCGTCTGGCTGTGTGAATTCTTTGTCAGACATTCCTCACGCCTCCTCGGTCGTAGTTGATGCAACATGGGCTACTCGGCGCGTGGCACGCGGCGACGGCGGCAAGTGTTGCCCGGGCAATGGTGGAACTGGGTAACCGTCTTCAAATCCATCAAATTCTTCGCTTTCGCGCTGGGCAATAATCTCAGCTTGTGACAACGTTTCATCATCGCGTACAAAAGCCCAGATCAGCATAATGACCGCGAAACCTGTAGAGAGAATGATCGTTGGCCAACGATCATCAAATTGCGGATTGACCATCTGATAGCCCCGAAGTACGAGAACAATCGTCAGCCAGATAAGCGCCGATGGGATCAGGCCTTTCCAACCGAGCTTCATGAATTGGTCGTATCGGAAGCGCAAAAGTGTGGCGCGAACCCAAACGAAGATTCCGATAAACATCCACACCTTGACGATAAATACCAGCATTGGGAACCATCCAACATTCGGGTTAAAGCCAATCAAGCCACCAAGAGATGTCAGGATTGGCCCTGAGCGCCAACCGCCGAAGAATAGCGTCACAGCAAGCATTGACACGTTGAACATGTTGACGTATTCGCCTAGGTAGTACCATGCGAACTTCATTGATGAGTATTCGGTGTGTGGGCCTGCGACGATTTCACCTTCGGCTTCTGGAAGGTCGAATGGTAACCGGTTAGTTTCACCGAACATCGTTACCAAGAACACTAAGAAAGCTGGGAGTAGCGATACGACATTCCACAAATCTTGCTGAGCCGCCACGATTCCCGACGTCGACATCGTTGCAGTTGCAAGGAAAATCGTCACGAGGCTGAGGCCTTGGGCTAGTTCGTAGGAAATCATCTGCGTTGCCGAACGTACAGATCCATAGAGCGGCAACGTTGATTTAGCAGACCAGCCGCCGAATACCAAGCCGTATTCACCGAGTGCAGCAACTGCTAGCACAAACAGCATAGCCACCGGTGAATCAGTCAGTTGCAGCGGCGTATGCAGCCCAAAGATGGAAACTGACGGGCCCATTGGAATGACTGCCATAACCGAAAATGCACAGATAGCAGTGATCACTGGCGCTACCAAGTACACAACTTTTTCAGCGCCAGCAAGCCAAAAGTCTTCTTTCAACAGAAGCTTGATAGCATCTGGAAAGGACTGGCCCAGACCGAATGGTCCAACAGTATTTGGTCCAACACGATTCTGGAACCGGGCGATGAGTCGTCGCTCGAACCACAGCGCAAAAATCACTGAGAAGATCAAGAATACGACGATAAATAGGGCTTTAAGGGCCGCAATCCACCAGGTGTCGTTAGAGAAATCAGCCGCGACCTGGGTAGCGATCATCGGATTCACTTCGTAACCTCCGTTGCTTGGATAGAGACGACGTCGCCGGCAACACTTCCGATCTCGGAGATGCGACTGCCTACTGAATTTTGTGGCACCCAGACAACGCCTTCTGGCATATCAACTTTGGTAACTGGCAAGGTTAGGGACCCTTCTGGGCCGGTAATCTTGACCGCGCTACCAATTCCAGCATGGGCTGCTGTTGCTGGTGACATCACTGCAACAGCGCGGCGTGCAGTTCGCGCCAAGTTTGGTTCATTACTCTGGAGTGCACCTGCATCAAGCATAAGCTTCCATGATGCCAAAACGGCTTGCCCCTCACCAACAACTGGTGCCGGTCCAGGTTGCACTATCGGGTCTACACCGCGCTGGCCATCCCAATTTCGCATCATTGCCCATTCGTTCACTGCGTCAGCTAATGTTGCGAGTCCAAGATTTACCCCAAACTCGGCAGCTAAATCGTTCAGCACACTTCGATCAGGTGAATTAGTCGATACGAGAGTTTGGCCAAACGGGCGCAACCGGCCTTCCCAGTTAACAAACGTGCCACCCTTTTCAGACGGTGGCGCCACTGGCAAGACAACATTAGCGAATGGCGCGATATCGGTTTGACGGACATCTAGTTGAATCACAAAGGCTTTTTCTAGTGCACGTCGAGCAACCGCCGGAAGATCGTTCAATTCGACTCCGGCCACGATAAGTGCACCAAGTTCGCCCTTCGCAGCAGCTTGCAACATATCAAAAGTAGAACGACCAGGCTTTTCTGGCAGGCGCTCCACTCCCCAAGCAGCCGCAATATCAACACGGGCTGCTGGATCGGTTACTAGGCGTCCTGCTGGAAGAAGGTGTGGAACAGCTCCAGCATCAAGAGCACCACGATCTCCGGCACGGCGTGGAATCCATGCCAACCGTGCACCAGTTCGTTGTGCTAACCGAACTGCTGCCGAGAACGCACCCGACGCATCAGCGCAGCGCTCACCCAACAAGATAACGCCGGCCCCGCCGTCCAAGTCGCGGAAAGTATCGGCAAAAATACCGGTGCCAGATTCGTTCATCGCGTCCAAGACTTCGGCTTCAGTTCCAGGAGTTGCCGGCACAAACCGTGCATTCATCTTTGCGGTACCGCGCGTCTGGTAGGCCGAGACAACCGTCACCGACGTCGTCTTTGCCAACGCAGCTTTTCGTAACCGCAAGAACACCGAACCGATTTCTTCTTCAGCTTCTAGACCAACTGTCAAGACATGGCTGGCATGCTCAATATCTGCATAGGTGACACCGAGTTCGCTACCCGCTACGCGTGCGGCTAAGAAATCATCTTCTTCAACCGAATGGTTACGGGTACGGAAATCAATGTCGTTAGTTCCCAGCACAACACGGGCAAACTTTGAGTACGCGTATGCGTCTTCGAGCGTCAAACGTCCACCAGTGATAACACCAACGCCTTTGGCTTGCGCAGTCTTTAGCCCATCTGCCGCCACTTCAAGAGCTTCCGCCCACGAAACTGGCTCATTCGGATCAACACCGGCAAGTTGTGGATAAATAATACGATCGTCACTGTGCTGCCAGCGGAATGCGAAGCGATCCTTATCGGTGATCCAGTCTTCGTTCACATCCATGTCTTCACGGGCCAACCGGCGTACGATTGTGCCACGTCGGTAATCCACGCGAATAGCAGAACCCGAAGCATCATGCTCCGAAATTGAAGGTACAGAGACCAGATCGAATGGGCGGGCCCGGAAACGATATGAAGCCGAGGTAAGTGCACCTACCGGACAAATCTGAATCACGTTACCGGAGAAGTAGGACGAGAACGGAGCACCCGTAACGTCCACTTCGCTTGGCTCAACTGGCCCGGAAGCGTATCCAACGGCAAGTCCAGATTCACCACCAGGACCAGCGAATCCGTTCAGTGCCGCAATAGGCTCGTCGCCATCACCGGCAGAGTAATCAAGAACGCCAGCATCAAAATTACCGATTTGTGAACCGTGTAGTCCGTGAACTTCCATACCAGCGGTTCCGCCAGAACGACCGTGGAGCTGGATGAACGGATCACCCGCAATCTGGGTAGAGAATCGAGTACAGCGCTGACACAAGATACAACGGTCACGATCTAGCAAAATGTTGGCAGACACCGAAATTGGCTTGGGATATGTGCGTTTAATATCAATGAAACGCGACTTCGTCCGGCCGTCAGTCATGGCC is a genomic window of Arcanobacterium phocae containing:
- a CDS encoding NADH-quinone oxidoreductase subunit J — its product is MPSETLTIGMGETILFSVTSVCMVALAIFGLLITRKAVLTTLSIIGVMVGLAVLYTALEAPFMGVVQVVVYTGAILMMFLFVLMLIGVDSADSGHETLKIQRPVAALGGVGIAAILIGVAFGAHAPAGIGLEQANAETNPVGVAKLIFSSSILTLQLTGTLLIVAALGAMTLTHRDRVQKRISQEELAHQRMQEFTSQAVHVGQKPPPGVYAESNSSANPALTTGGQPVEESTSRVLHIRGQVRTVGEISPVTVKRVVSGGIDGPATYGTTGRARVAGMPGEQAPDHDGALSRLTSRQSDAVASEQTESSVPDAQTLKRERDITEENTEKSEEN
- the nuoI gene encoding NADH-quinone oxidoreductase subunit NuoI; translation: MSDKEFTQPDESLYSPNKKGILGRAFAPVAGFGVTFSTLFRPAVTEQYLPHKPEQKTPTRPRYHGMHQLNRYADGLEKCIGCELCAWACPADAIFVEASSNHPGEQYSPGERYGRVYQINYLRCIFCSYCIQACPTRALTMTNKYEVADQSRESLIYEKQDLLVPLAEGMLSTPHPMAEGTTDADYYKGNITGPTQDQVEWVKQARPEDPTITSAQVTSAPQKEAQH
- the nuoH gene encoding NADH-quinone oxidoreductase subunit NuoH, producing the protein MIATQVAADFSNDTWWIAALKALFIVVFLIFSVIFALWFERRLIARFQNRVGPNTVGPFGLGQSFPDAIKLLLKEDFWLAGAEKVVYLVAPVITAICAFSVMAVIPMGPSVSIFGLHTPLQLTDSPVAMLFVLAVAALGEYGLVFGGWSAKSTLPLYGSVRSATQMISYELAQGLSLVTIFLATATMSTSGIVAAQQDLWNVVSLLPAFLVFLVTMFGETNRLPFDLPEAEGEIVAGPHTEYSSMKFAWYYLGEYVNMFNVSMLAVTLFFGGWRSGPILTSLGGLIGFNPNVGWFPMLVFIVKVWMFIGIFVWVRATLLRFRYDQFMKLGWKGLIPSALIWLTIVLVLRGYQMVNPQFDDRWPTIILSTGFAVIMLIWAFVRDDETLSQAEIIAQRESEEFDGFEDGYPVPPLPGQHLPPSPRATRRVAHVASTTTEEA
- a CDS encoding NADH-quinone oxidoreductase subunit G, whose translation is MTAQVSQTEELVTLTVDGREVSVPKGTLIIRAAEKVGVHIPRFCDHPLLKPAAACRQCLVEVAAPGRDGKIAKMPKPQPACAVTVAPGMEVYSAQTSDVAKKAQHGVMEFLLINHPMDCPVCDKGGECPLQNQAMTDGRTKSRFIDIKRTYPKPISVSANILLDRDRCILCQRCTRFSTQIAGDPFIQLHGRSGGTAGMEVHGLHGSQIGNFDAGVLDYSAGDGDEPIAALNGFAGPGGESGLAVGYASGPVEPSEVDVTGAPFSSYFSGNVIQICPVGALTSASYRFRARPFDLVSVPSISEHDASGSAIRVDYRRGTIVRRLAREDMDVNEDWITDKDRFAFRWQHSDDRIIYPQLAGVDPNEPVSWAEALEVAADGLKTAQAKGVGVITGGRLTLEDAYAYSKFARVVLGTNDIDFRTRNHSVEEDDFLAARVAGSELGVTYADIEHASHVLTVGLEAEEEIGSVFLRLRKAALAKTTSVTVVSAYQTRGTAKMNARFVPATPGTEAEVLDAMNESGTGIFADTFRDLDGGAGVILLGERCADASGAFSAAVRLAQRTGARLAWIPRRAGDRGALDAGAVPHLLPAGRLVTDPAARVDIAAAWGVERLPEKPGRSTFDMLQAAAKGELGALIVAGVELNDLPAVARRALEKAFVIQLDVRQTDIAPFANVVLPVAPPSEKGGTFVNWEGRLRPFGQTLVSTNSPDRSVLNDLAAEFGVNLGLATLADAVNEWAMMRNWDGQRGVDPIVQPGPAPVVGEGQAVLASWKLMLDAGALQSNEPNLARTARRAVAVMSPATAAHAGIGSAVKITGPEGSLTLPVTKVDMPEGVVWVPQNSVGSRISEIGSVAGDVVSIQATEVTK